A single window of Solanum dulcamara chromosome 5, daSolDulc1.2, whole genome shotgun sequence DNA harbors:
- the LOC129890441 gene encoding uncharacterized protein LOC129890441, translated as MAEYEAYIMGLKMSINKDIQELLVIGDLDLLIHQVQGEWSMKNSKIARHTLRLQNDFADALSTISSLIKHPNISYINPLEVYLKEQPAHCSHVEAEPDGIPWYFDIKKYLEIETYPDNSTFNQKKAIRRMANNFFPSGEPFIGGLQIWDFSNVSMPLKLRSFSNRFMREFVELI; from the exons ATGGCTGAGTATGAAGCATACATCATGGGTCTAAAAATGTCTATCAATAAGGACATTCAAGAGTTGCTGGTAATCGGAGATTTAGATTTGCTGATTCATCAGGTACAAGGTGAATGGTCCATGAAGAATTCAAAGATTGCACG GCATACTCTAAGGTTGCAGAATGATTTTGCTGATGCTCTTTCTACTATTTCCTCATTGATCAAACATCCGAATATAAGTTACATTAACCCTCTAGAGGTATATTTGAAAGAACAACCCGCTCATTGTTCGCATGTCGAAGCAGAACCAGATGGAATACCTTGGTATTTTGACATAAAGAAATATCTAGAAATTGAAACTTATCCAGATAATTCGACTTTCAATCAAAAGAAAGCAATACGTCGAATGGCTAataatttctttccaagtggagAACCCTTTATAGGAGGACTCCAGATATGGGACTTTTCAAATGTGTCGATGCCATTGAAGCTACGAAGCTTCTCGAATAGATTCATGCGGGAGTTTGTGGAACTCATATGA